Proteins co-encoded in one uncultured Draconibacterium sp. genomic window:
- a CDS encoding GNAT family N-acetyltransferase yields the protein MEIKILDTRDIKLEQVIELYKANKWSAADKPNELFKALINSHSLITAWDKNKLIGLGNSISDGFLVVYYPHLLVHPEYQGKGVGKMIVDRMFEKYKDFHMQMLTADGKAIDFYKKVGFVRAGETESMWIYKGNEH from the coding sequence ATGGAAATTAAAATTTTAGATACCAGAGACATTAAACTTGAACAAGTAATAGAATTGTATAAAGCCAATAAATGGAGTGCTGCTGATAAACCGAATGAGTTATTTAAAGCATTGATTAATTCACATTCTTTGATTACAGCATGGGATAAGAATAAATTAATAGGACTTGGAAATTCAATATCAGATGGATTTCTTGTTGTTTACTATCCTCACTTGCTAGTTCATCCTGAATATCAAGGAAAAGGAGTAGGTAAAATGATTGTGGATAGGATGTTCGAAAAATATAAGGATTTTCATATGCAAATGTTGACTGCTGATGGCAAAGCTATTGACTTTTATAAAAAAGTTGGATTTGTCAGAGCAGGTGAAACAGAATCTATGTGGATTTATAAAGGAAACGAACATTAA
- a CDS encoding restriction endonuclease subunit S, whose amino-acid sequence MLFSIAGTKMGIADSSLIPANTNQALAIIRSKGDFEPSFLKHYLMSANVQDNMERIKVGVAQSNLSLKQVSEIKVPKVTIAKQRQIVSRIEKEQELVNANKQLIEIFEKKIKDRIAKVWDEEKAEKEQEFEMAAEPETEYKTN is encoded by the coding sequence ATTCTATTTTCAATTGCAGGTACTAAAATGGGTATTGCTGATTCAAGTTTGATACCTGCAAATACAAACCAAGCACTTGCCATAATTCGTTCTAAGGGTGATTTTGAACCATCATTTTTGAAACATTATTTAATGTCAGCCAATGTTCAAGATAACATGGAAAGAATTAAAGTTGGTGTTGCCCAATCAAATCTTTCATTAAAACAAGTATCAGAAATAAAAGTTCCTAAAGTAACTATAGCTAAACAACGCCAAATTGTTTCCCGCATCGAGAAAGAACAAGAATTGGTAAATGCGAACAAACAATTGATTGAAATATTTGAGAAAAAAATAAAAGACAGAATTGCTAAAGTTTGGGATGAGGAAAAAGCAGAGAAGGAACAGGAATTTGAAATGGCAGCAGAACCAGAAACGGAATACAAAACAAACTGA
- a CDS encoding ATP-binding protein has protein sequence MKSTIKYFSRIFFGESNENSLERRVFITASLITFLGAFLGIIWNLFLGLPRMLTLIVGGFMLVYFLLYFNARFKNKYSPLAYFIISLLFLNLLYIFNGGLNGSIPSLFIVFILVFITISNKKNQLFILIITTANLLGLFVVERFFLKDLISPYINNDTREMDLAFGYIAALILCFIIINYFKKSIISKKNQLQSLNKSKDLLFNIIAHDLRAPFNSILGFAGLMSDKSENLRKDELQEYAELINIQSQKTFELLESLLEWGRIQTNKIKLNPQSINLYQVVNEIIDYFNENHTINEHEIKVEVPSDIFVIADMVILKTIFRNLISNALKFTPAKEEIKISVEKFNTKHIAIIIKDKGIGMNKEMMENLFNFEINTNRNGVNGESSVGLGLVITKELIEKQGGKLIIESEENIGSTFKFTVQKS, from the coding sequence ATGAAATCAACTATTAAATACTTTTCTAGGATATTCTTTGGAGAATCAAATGAAAATAGTTTGGAAAGAAGAGTATTTATAACTGCATCTTTAATTACTTTCTTGGGAGCTTTTTTAGGTATAATTTGGAATTTATTTTTAGGCTTGCCAAGAATGCTAACTTTAATCGTAGGGGGGTTTATGTTGGTATATTTTTTGCTTTATTTCAACGCCCGGTTTAAAAATAAATACAGCCCCTTGGCATATTTTATTATATCCTTACTGTTTTTGAACTTGTTGTATATATTCAACGGTGGTCTAAATGGTTCAATACCTTCGCTCTTTATTGTTTTTATTTTAGTATTCATTACAATCTCCAATAAAAAAAATCAATTATTCATTTTAATTATTACAACAGCAAATCTTTTGGGTTTATTTGTTGTAGAACGCTTCTTTCTTAAAGATTTGATTAGTCCTTACATCAATAATGACACAAGGGAAATGGATTTAGCTTTTGGATACATAGCAGCATTAATTTTATGTTTTATCATTATAAATTATTTTAAAAAATCAATTATTTCTAAAAAAAATCAATTACAGAGTCTAAATAAATCTAAGGATTTGTTATTTAACATTATTGCACATGACTTGAGAGCACCATTTAATAGTATTTTAGGATTCGCTGGTCTAATGTCAGATAAATCAGAAAATCTCAGAAAAGACGAACTTCAAGAATATGCTGAGCTTATAAATATACAATCACAAAAAACCTTTGAACTTCTAGAGTCGCTTTTAGAATGGGGAAGAATCCAAACGAATAAAATTAAACTAAATCCTCAATCAATTAATTTATATCAAGTTGTCAATGAAATAATTGATTATTTTAATGAAAATCATACTATAAATGAACATGAAATAAAAGTAGAAGTACCAAGCGACATTTTTGTTATTGCAGATATGGTTATACTAAAAACAATTTTTAGAAATCTTATATCAAATGCTTTAAAATTTACACCTGCCAAAGAAGAAATTAAAATATCTGTAGAAAAATTCAACACAAAACATATTGCAATTATTATTAAGGATAAGGGTATAGGAATGAATAAAGAAATGATGGAGAATCTGTTTAATTTTGAAATTAATACAAATAGAAATGGTGTAAATGGAGAATCAAGTGTTGGACTTGGATTAGTTATTACAAAAGAACTTATTGAGAAACAGGGTGGTAAGCTGATTATCGAAAGCGAAGAAAATATAGGTAGCACTTTTAAATTTACTGTTCAAAAATCATAA
- a CDS encoding transposase, which translates to MYKNDGVTRRYSESFKLKILAELSTGKYSKRQLSRIYGIQSSTINEWVRKYDRKDLMNTRIMVQTKDEISRLKELQKEIEQLKKLLIKKDLDKLVQDSYLEVAAENLGYKSVEELKKNLNIKP; encoded by the coding sequence ATGTATAAAAACGATGGAGTAACACGACGTTACAGCGAGAGTTTCAAACTCAAAATTTTAGCCGAACTTAGTACGGGTAAATACTCAAAACGACAATTATCCCGGATTTATGGGATACAGTCAAGTACAATCAATGAGTGGGTGCGAAAGTACGACCGCAAAGATTTAATGAATACGCGTATTATGGTACAAACAAAAGATGAGATCAGCCGCTTAAAAGAGCTTCAAAAAGAAATTGAGCAGTTGAAAAAACTCCTGATTAAAAAGGATTTAGACAAGCTTGTACAAGATTCTTATTTGGAAGTGGCTGCCGAAAACTTAGGCTACAAAAGTGTTGAGGAACTAAAAAAAAACTTAAACATCAAGCCCTGA